The Halosimplex litoreum genome has a window encoding:
- a CDS encoding PKD domain-containing protein — translation MFTSAVGGVVVGAAGAADASSAETADYRMDVTGTLTTGDWYVDRFGYHDNYTFYGESGDNVTAALRQTVGEDENVQELQLWLVAPSGEIETSESLRLKYDPYQNISVDTALDETGTYTLVAGTTNDDPNFDYRLRLRERLATADTVAYGDRVDGAVTATDAFSDGAGTGGDDLPVLRGYHDVYAFDGVEGDNVTAELRQTVGEDETAERLVLKMIAPSGEVETVEQLDIEYDPYQNISVDTSLDETGTYRLVVTGGTVTGTFDYELRFHRPFEPNEAIAYGDRVSGAITKSDAFSVYSGSDRDDIPVLEGYHDVYTFEGEVGENVTAELRQTTGTDEPAEPILLKLVGPDGGIEAVDQHDLEYDAYQNVSVDTSLDANGTYRLVVSSARVTDTFDYELRFHRPFEPNEAIAYGDRVSGAITKSDAFSVYSGSDRDDIPVLEGYHDVYTFEGEVGDNVTAELRQTTGTDEPAEPILLKLVGPDGGIEAVDQHDLEYDAYQNVSVDTSLDANGTYRLVVTSARVTDTFDYQLRLHRSLATGDSLAYGDRVSGAITKSDAFSVYSGSDRDDIPVLEGYHDIYTFEGEVGENVTAELRQTTGTDEPAEPILLKLVAPSGEVEAVEQHDLEYDPNLNISLDSSLDETGIYRLVVTSAEVTDTFDYRLRLHERLATNETLAYGDRVTGAVTTADDFSDVDGTDDGLPTLDGYHDVYAVEGEAGENVSAVLEQTGSGSAEAITLKLVAPSGDLEAVDQYDLQYDSDNSVGVDTALEETGRYKLVVEGIQLTDTFEYALNVTGPAPEPTTPPTAALSVSPATATVGETVTFEAEASTDTDGSVVEYAWDFDGDGTVDRTTTTATVTHDYGASGDYAASVTVTDGDGLTDSTSETVTVEAANQIPDDAVYEPGSVAAEFDADTDGRISIGELATAAETFASGELRISGLATIAEAFAAS, via the coding sequence GTGTTCACCAGCGCGGTCGGCGGCGTCGTCGTGGGGGCAGCGGGTGCCGCGGACGCGAGTAGCGCCGAAACGGCGGACTACCGGATGGACGTGACCGGGACGCTCACTACCGGTGACTGGTACGTCGACCGGTTCGGATACCACGACAACTACACGTTCTACGGGGAGAGCGGAGACAACGTCACCGCCGCGCTCCGCCAGACCGTCGGTGAGGACGAGAACGTACAGGAGCTGCAGCTGTGGTTGGTCGCGCCGAGCGGTGAGATCGAGACGAGCGAATCGCTGCGTCTCAAGTACGACCCCTACCAAAACATCAGCGTCGACACTGCTCTCGACGAGACTGGCACATATACGCTCGTGGCAGGGACGACGAACGACGACCCGAACTTCGATTACCGGCTCCGGCTCCGTGAGCGACTCGCGACGGCCGATACCGTCGCCTACGGCGACAGAGTCGATGGCGCGGTCACCGCGACCGACGCCTTCTCCGACGGGGCCGGGACCGGCGGCGACGACCTCCCCGTGCTTCGAGGGTACCACGACGTCTACGCCTTCGACGGGGTCGAAGGCGACAACGTCACCGCCGAGCTTCGCCAGACCGTCGGCGAGGACGAGACGGCCGAGCGGCTCGTACTCAAGATGATCGCGCCCAGTGGGGAGGTCGAGACGGTCGAACAGCTCGACATCGAGTACGACCCCTACCAGAACATCAGCGTCGACACCTCCCTCGACGAGACCGGCACCTATAGGCTGGTCGTCACAGGCGGGACGGTTACGGGAACCTTCGATTACGAGTTGCGCTTCCACCGCCCGTTCGAACCGAACGAGGCGATCGCCTACGGTGACCGGGTCTCCGGTGCGATCACGAAATCGGACGCCTTCTCGGTGTACTCGGGGAGTGACCGCGACGACATCCCCGTGCTCGAGGGGTACCACGACGTCTACACGTTCGAGGGCGAGGTCGGCGAGAACGTCACCGCCGAGCTTCGCCAGACCACCGGGACGGACGAGCCCGCCGAGCCGATCCTGCTGAAACTGGTGGGGCCCGACGGCGGGATCGAAGCGGTCGACCAGCACGACCTCGAGTACGATGCCTACCAGAACGTCAGTGTCGACACTTCCCTCGACGCAAACGGCACTTACCGGCTCGTGGTCTCCAGCGCGCGAGTCACCGACACCTTCGATTACGAGTTGCGCTTCCACCGTCCGTTCGAACCGAACGAGGCGATCGCCTACGGCGACCGGGTCTCCGGTGCGATCACGAAATCGGACGCGTTCTCGGTGTACTCGGGGAGCGACCGCGACGACATCCCCGTGCTCGAGGGGTACCACGACGTCTACACGTTCGAGGGCGAGGTCGGCGACAACGTTACCGCCGAGCTCCGCCAGACCACCGGGACGGACGAGCCCGCCGAGCCGATCCTGCTGAAACTGGTGGGGCCCGACGGCGGGATCGAAGCGGTCGACCAGCACGACCTCGAGTACGATGCCTACCAGAACGTCAGTGTCGACACTTCCCTCGACGCAAACGGCACTTACCGGCTCGTGGTCACCAGCGCGCGAGTCACGGACACCTTCGACTACCAGTTGCGCCTCCACCGCTCGCTGGCGACGGGGGATTCGCTGGCGTACGGTGACCGGGTCTCCGGTGCGATCACGAAATCGGACGCGTTCTCGGTGTACTCGGGGAGCGACCGCGACGACATCCCCGTGCTCGAGGGGTACCACGACATCTACACGTTCGAGGGCGAGGTCGGCGAGAACGTCACCGCCGAGCTCCGCCAGACCACCGGGACGGACGAGCCCGCCGAGCCGATCCTGCTGAAGCTGGTAGCACCGAGCGGCGAGGTCGAAGCCGTCGAACAACACGACCTCGAGTACGACCCCAACCTGAACATCAGTCTCGACTCCTCGCTCGACGAGACCGGCATCTACCGGCTCGTGGTCACGAGCGCGGAAGTGACCGACACCTTCGACTATCGACTCCGGCTCCACGAACGCCTGGCGACGAACGAGACGCTCGCCTACGGCGACCGGGTCACTGGCGCGGTCACCACCGCCGACGACTTCTCCGACGTCGACGGGACCGACGACGGACTCCCGACGCTCGACGGCTACCACGACGTCTACGCCGTCGAGGGTGAGGCGGGCGAGAACGTCAGCGCGGTACTCGAACAGACCGGGAGCGGTTCCGCCGAAGCGATCACGCTGAAACTGGTCGCGCCGAGCGGCGACCTCGAAGCCGTCGACCAGTACGACCTCCAGTACGACAGCGACAACAGCGTCGGCGTCGACACCGCCCTCGAAGAGACGGGGCGGTACAAGCTGGTCGTCGAGGGGATACAACTCACGGACACGTTCGAGTACGCGCTGAACGTGACCGGTCCTGCCCCCGAACCGACGACGCCGCCGACCGCGGCGCTGTCGGTCTCGCCGGCGACCGCGACGGTCGGCGAGACAGTGACCTTCGAGGCCGAAGCGTCGACGGACACCGACGGCTCGGTCGTCGAGTACGCCTGGGACTTCGACGGCGACGGGACGGTCGACCGGACGACGACGACGGCGACGGTGACACACGACTACGGAGCCAGCGGCGACTACGCCGCGAGCGTGACCGTCACCGACGGCGACGGGCTAACGGATTCGACGAGCGAGACGGTCACGGTCGAAGCCGCGAACCAGATCCCGGACGATGCAGTCTACGAACCGGGAAGTGTCGCCGCCGAGTTCGACGCCGACACCGACGGCCGAATTAGCATCGGTGAACTCGCGACAGCGGCAGAGACCTTCGCGTCCGGCGAACTCCGGATCTCCGGACTCGCGACGATAGCGGAAGCGTTTGCCGCCAGCTGA
- a CDS encoding MBL fold metallo-hydrolase, whose amino-acid sequence MAIGDVSAVTVGDCTDLSFVDTGMYDTEAYGAVYLIDDERPALVDTGIGTDYERVLDLVREAGLDPEDVEVIALTHVHLDHAGGAGFLVEECPNAEVYVHPVGAPHVADPERLWEGTKSAVGEQIEFYTEPEPVPEERIVEIEGGDAIDLGDHALEVHHAPGHAPHQVVFHDPENDAVFTADAAGIYAPSRDEVFPTSPPPNFDPEGCQDDIDTLQDIDPAVLCYAHFGPVATGDKLDRYADVLDSWVEAVAEKRAELGDDAAVVDYFVAEADAERSVWGAEKADAEVAMNVRGVLRALDRREE is encoded by the coding sequence ATGGCCATCGGCGACGTATCGGCGGTGACGGTCGGCGACTGCACGGACCTCTCCTTCGTCGACACGGGGATGTACGACACCGAGGCGTACGGCGCGGTGTACCTGATCGACGACGAGCGGCCCGCGCTGGTCGACACCGGCATCGGGACCGACTACGAGCGTGTCCTCGATCTCGTTCGCGAGGCGGGTCTCGACCCCGAGGACGTCGAGGTGATCGCGCTGACGCACGTCCACCTCGACCACGCGGGCGGGGCGGGCTTTCTCGTCGAGGAATGCCCGAACGCCGAGGTGTACGTCCACCCGGTCGGCGCGCCCCACGTCGCCGACCCCGAGCGGCTGTGGGAAGGGACGAAGTCGGCTGTCGGCGAGCAGATCGAGTTCTACACCGAACCGGAGCCGGTTCCCGAAGAACGGATCGTCGAGATCGAGGGCGGCGACGCGATCGACCTGGGCGACCACGCCCTCGAAGTCCATCACGCGCCGGGCCACGCGCCCCATCAGGTCGTCTTCCACGACCCCGAAAACGACGCGGTCTTCACCGCGGACGCGGCGGGCATCTACGCGCCGAGCCGCGACGAGGTCTTCCCGACGAGCCCGCCGCCGAACTTCGACCCCGAGGGGTGCCAGGACGACATCGACACCCTGCAGGATATCGACCCCGCGGTGCTGTGTTACGCCCACTTCGGGCCGGTCGCGACGGGCGACAAACTCGACCGCTACGCCGACGTGCTCGACTCGTGGGTCGAGGCCGTCGCCGAGAAGCGGGCCGAACTGGGCGACGACGCGGCGGTCGTCGACTACTTCGTCGCCGAGGCCGACGCCGAACGGTCGGTCTGGGGCGCCGAGAAAGCCGACGCCGAGGTGGCGATGAACGTCCGGGGCGTGTTGAGGGCACTGGACCGACGCGAGGAGTGA
- a CDS encoding PAS domain S-box protein — MESHGLTESLRETLAAFDGGGEPRTTSEVADRLDLGRRSTYDRLDRLVEAGHLRTKKVGASARVWWRIPDPVVTEAAEPDWPAAAESLVTDVFRTVDVGVLVLDADCEVRWVNDAVERYFGLDRADAIGRDERALLEERIAPVVEDAEAFTDRVRSTDDEAVGEERFKCHVTPTDGREERWLEHRSRPIESGAYAGGRVELYVDVTERKRAELTRRDRRDQFESLVDAVEEYAIFRLDADGRVQTWNPAATRLKGYDAEAIVGEEVSTFYTEADREAGVPERNLAAAAERGWIEDEGWRVRADGTRFWANVTLTAIYDDDGDVEGFAKVTRDMTERREFERRLQRERDLLERVFDAIPVGVAVLDGDGEPVRMNDRTRRLLGIEPSASLESGTLPAGTVFDEDGEAVPPGERPYERPLRTGEPVRDWVGRFDLPDHGERWLSIDAVPLTDDDGVSRVVVSAEDVTQLKTQAQRLERRRADLESELDEVLERIDDAFYALDERWRFTYVNDRAAELLDRDRHELVGRNVWDAFPAAVGSTFQTHYERARETGESVAFEAYFAPLEAWFEVSAHPSESGLSVYFRDVTERKARERELERYERIVETVDDGIYTVDEDGHFTQVNETYAAMVGSDPESLVGDHVSTVVDEETMAAAKRLEDALAVDERATATLEATLTGPDGEAWIGEATFSLMNADAGPDGVVDSGRERIAVVRDITERKERERELEQYERIVETVDDGIYALDDDGRFVLVNEAFCELLRYDREELLGLEASAIYDEEYAPVVEERAEAVAADEREAATIEFELHREDGTAVPVETRFEPFPYGDGTGRCGVVRDISERLERERELQRRIRQQAVVTDLGQRALEERDLDALMAEAVEEVATTLGDDYCKVLELDEDGEQLLLRQGVGWDEGLVGEATVSAVAEGSQAAYTLRSGDPVVVEDLRSENRFGGPDLLCDHDVRSGISVVVESSAGPWGILATHDTESGSVSRQDVNFVRSVATVLATAIDRNRYEERLVHQREQLAALNSLNEVVNGITDAVVDQSTREEIERTVCEHLAAADSYRFAWIGEVDTADRTVEARAKAGTDGYLDGITISVDPDDERSGGPTGRAFRTGAVQVTQDVQTSDSHDPWRERVDSYGVRSSAAIPIVHEGTTYGVLNVYAGRPDAFEAQERAVLAQLGEVVGHAIAAAERKQALLSDEVVELEFQITDFFEVLDLPEQPEGRFSFDHVVSVADDEFLVYGTTSPEAVGTLGDLVEHHPHWTDVSFQEADAERDGERGFELRMVEPPVLSTLASLGGSVQGAVVEDGDYRMALHVSPNTDVRRVIDAVTEAYPEAEMLRRQQVTTDDARARPTRSLLEGLTDRQRTTLEAAYHAGFFEWPRDASGEDVAESLQVSPPTFHQHLRKAEGKVFGGLFDGNAD; from the coding sequence ATGGAATCGCACGGGCTGACAGAGAGTCTCCGGGAGACGCTCGCGGCGTTCGACGGGGGCGGGGAGCCGCGGACGACGAGCGAGGTCGCCGACCGCCTCGATCTGGGTCGGCGGAGCACGTACGACCGGCTCGACCGGCTGGTCGAGGCCGGTCACCTCCGGACGAAGAAAGTCGGGGCGAGCGCTCGCGTGTGGTGGCGGATCCCGGATCCGGTCGTCACCGAAGCCGCGGAGCCGGACTGGCCGGCGGCGGCGGAGTCGCTCGTCACCGACGTGTTTCGGACGGTCGACGTGGGCGTGCTCGTCCTCGACGCCGACTGCGAGGTGCGGTGGGTCAACGACGCCGTCGAGCGCTACTTCGGGCTCGACCGGGCGGACGCGATCGGTCGGGACGAACGGGCCCTGCTCGAGGAACGGATCGCGCCGGTCGTCGAAGACGCCGAGGCGTTCACCGACCGAGTCCGCTCGACGGACGACGAGGCCGTCGGCGAGGAGCGCTTCAAGTGTCACGTCACGCCCACCGACGGCCGCGAGGAGCGATGGCTCGAACACCGGAGTCGGCCGATCGAGTCGGGCGCCTACGCGGGCGGTCGGGTGGAGCTGTACGTGGACGTGACCGAGCGCAAGCGGGCGGAGCTGACTCGGCGCGACCGGCGCGACCAGTTCGAGTCGCTCGTCGACGCCGTCGAGGAGTACGCGATCTTCCGCCTGGACGCCGACGGCCGCGTGCAAACGTGGAACCCGGCCGCGACACGCCTGAAGGGGTACGACGCCGAGGCGATCGTCGGGGAGGAGGTCTCGACGTTCTACACCGAGGCCGACCGCGAGGCGGGGGTCCCCGAGCGGAACCTCGCGGCGGCGGCCGAGCGGGGCTGGATCGAGGACGAGGGCTGGCGCGTGCGAGCCGACGGGACGCGCTTCTGGGCGAACGTGACGCTCACGGCGATCTACGACGACGACGGCGACGTCGAGGGGTTCGCGAAGGTCACCCGCGACATGACCGAGCGCCGCGAGTTCGAGCGACGGCTCCAGCGCGAGCGAGACCTGCTCGAACGGGTCTTCGACGCCATCCCGGTCGGGGTCGCCGTCCTCGACGGAGACGGCGAGCCCGTCAGGATGAACGACCGGACCAGGCGACTGCTCGGGATCGAGCCCTCGGCCAGTCTCGAATCCGGCACCCTCCCCGCGGGCACCGTCTTCGACGAGGACGGCGAGGCGGTCCCGCCGGGCGAGCGGCCCTACGAGCGGCCGCTCCGGACGGGCGAGCCGGTCAGAGACTGGGTCGGTCGGTTCGACCTCCCGGACCACGGCGAGCGGTGGCTCTCGATCGACGCCGTCCCGCTGACCGACGACGACGGCGTCTCTCGCGTCGTCGTCTCCGCGGAGGACGTGACCCAGCTCAAGACGCAGGCCCAGCGGCTCGAACGCCGTCGAGCGGACCTGGAATCCGAGCTCGACGAGGTGCTCGAACGGATCGACGACGCGTTCTACGCGCTCGACGAACGGTGGCGGTTCACCTACGTCAACGACCGGGCCGCGGAACTCCTCGACCGCGACCGGCACGAACTCGTCGGTCGGAACGTCTGGGACGCCTTTCCGGCGGCCGTCGGGTCGACCTTCCAGACGCACTACGAGCGCGCCCGGGAGACCGGCGAGTCGGTCGCCTTCGAGGCGTACTTCGCGCCACTCGAGGCCTGGTTCGAGGTGTCGGCCCACCCCTCCGAGAGCGGCCTCTCGGTGTACTTCCGCGACGTGACCGAGCGCAAGGCCCGCGAGCGGGAGCTCGAACGCTACGAGCGGATCGTCGAGACGGTCGACGACGGCATCTACACCGTCGACGAGGACGGCCACTTCACGCAGGTCAACGAGACCTACGCGGCGATGGTCGGCAGTGACCCCGAGTCGCTGGTCGGCGACCACGTCTCGACGGTCGTCGACGAGGAGACGATGGCCGCGGCGAAGCGGCTGGAAGACGCCCTCGCGGTCGACGAGCGGGCGACGGCGACGCTGGAGGCGACGCTGACCGGCCCCGACGGCGAGGCGTGGATCGGCGAGGCGACCTTCTCGCTGATGAACGCCGACGCGGGCCCGGACGGGGTGGTCGACTCGGGCCGCGAGCGTATCGCCGTCGTCCGCGACATCACCGAGCGCAAGGAGCGCGAGCGCGAGCTCGAACAGTACGAGCGGATCGTCGAGACGGTCGACGACGGCATCTACGCGCTCGACGACGACGGGCGGTTCGTCCTCGTCAACGAGGCGTTCTGCGAGCTGCTGCGCTACGACCGCGAGGAGTTGCTGGGGCTGGAAGCGTCGGCGATCTACGACGAAGAGTACGCGCCCGTCGTCGAGGAACGGGCCGAAGCGGTCGCGGCGGACGAACGCGAGGCGGCGACCATCGAGTTCGAGCTCCACCGCGAGGACGGCACCGCCGTCCCGGTCGAGACACGCTTCGAGCCGTTCCCCTACGGCGACGGCACCGGTCGCTGTGGCGTCGTCCGGGACATCTCCGAGCGCCTCGAACGCGAGCGGGAACTCCAGCGGCGGATCCGCCAGCAAGCGGTCGTCACCGACCTGGGCCAGCGCGCCCTCGAAGAGCGCGATCTGGACGCGCTGATGGCCGAGGCGGTCGAGGAGGTCGCGACGACGCTCGGGGACGACTACTGCAAAGTGCTCGAGTTGGACGAGGACGGCGAGCAACTGCTGCTCCGCCAGGGGGTCGGGTGGGACGAGGGGCTCGTCGGCGAGGCGACCGTCTCGGCGGTCGCCGAGGGTTCCCAGGCGGCGTACACGCTCCGGTCTGGTGACCCGGTCGTCGTCGAGGACCTGCGGAGCGAGAACCGGTTCGGCGGCCCGGACCTGCTGTGCGACCACGACGTTCGCTCGGGGATCAGCGTGGTGGTCGAATCGTCGGCGGGGCCGTGGGGGATCCTCGCAACCCACGACACCGAGTCCGGGAGTGTGTCCCGGCAGGACGTGAACTTCGTCCGGTCGGTCGCGACGGTGCTGGCGACGGCGATCGACCGCAACCGCTACGAGGAACGGCTCGTCCACCAGCGCGAGCAGTTGGCGGCGCTCAACAGCCTCAACGAGGTCGTCAACGGGATCACCGACGCCGTCGTCGACCAGTCGACCCGCGAGGAGATCGAACGGACGGTGTGCGAACACCTCGCCGCGGCCGATTCCTACCGGTTCGCCTGGATCGGCGAGGTCGACACTGCCGACCGGACCGTCGAGGCGCGCGCGAAGGCCGGGACCGACGGGTACCTCGACGGGATCACGATCTCCGTCGACCCGGACGACGAGCGCAGCGGCGGCCCGACCGGCCGCGCGTTCCGCACGGGTGCGGTGCAGGTCACCCAGGACGTCCAGACCAGCGACAGCCACGACCCCTGGCGCGAGCGCGTCGACAGCTACGGCGTCCGGTCGTCGGCGGCGATCCCGATCGTCCACGAGGGGACGACCTACGGCGTCCTGAACGTCTACGCCGGCCGCCCCGACGCCTTCGAGGCCCAGGAGCGGGCCGTTCTGGCCCAGCTCGGCGAGGTCGTCGGCCACGCAATCGCCGCCGCCGAGCGCAAGCAGGCGCTGCTCTCGGACGAGGTGGTCGAACTCGAGTTCCAGATCACCGACTTCTTCGAGGTGCTCGACCTCCCCGAGCAGCCCGAGGGGCGGTTCTCGTTCGACCACGTCGTCTCCGTGGCCGACGACGAGTTCCTCGTCTACGGGACGACCTCGCCCGAGGCGGTCGGCACGCTCGGCGACCTCGTCGAACACCACCCCCACTGGACCGACGTGTCCTTCCAGGAGGCCGACGCCGAGCGCGACGGCGAACGCGGCTTCGAACTCCGGATGGTCGAACCGCCCGTCCTGTCGACGCTCGCGTCGCTCGGCGGCTCCGTCCAGGGAGCCGTCGTCGAGGACGGCGATTACCGGATGGCGCTGCACGTCTCGCCGAACACGGACGTGCGCCGCGTGATCGACGCCGTGACCGAGGCCTACCCCGAAGCGGAGATGCTCCGCCGCCAGCAAGTGACCACGGACGACGCCCGCGCACGTCCGACGCGGTCGCTGCTGGAAGGACTCACCGACCGCCAGCGGACCACGCTCGAAGCCGCGTATCACGCCGGCTTCTTCGAGTGGCCCCGCGACGCCTCCGGCGAGGACGTGGCCGAGTCGCTACAGGTCTCCCCGCCCACCTTCCACCAGCACCTCCGGAAGGCAGAGGGCAAGGTGTTCGGCGGCCTCTTCGATGGAAACGCGGACTGA
- a CDS encoding DUF7344 domain-containing protein: MIDLCADERHDLLAVERRRVVLEALVDREEPVALADLAEWVAARETDAATPGEDATERVAVSLHHVHLPRMDDLGVLDYDVATNRVEAADDLAVSRSS, from the coding sequence GTGATCGACCTCTGCGCAGACGAGCGCCACGACCTCTTGGCGGTCGAGCGGCGCCGCGTGGTCCTCGAGGCGCTCGTGGACCGCGAGGAGCCGGTCGCACTCGCGGACCTCGCAGAGTGGGTCGCCGCCCGCGAGACGGATGCGGCGACTCCGGGCGAAGACGCGACCGAACGGGTCGCCGTCTCGCTTCACCACGTCCACCTGCCGCGGATGGATGACCTGGGTGTGCTCGACTACGACGTCGCCACGAATCGCGTCGAAGCCGCCGACGACCTCGCCGTCTCTCGGTCGTCGTGA
- a CDS encoding alpha/beta hydrolase: MTEPSTIELPDGRTLSYAEYGDPEGTPVFAFHGVIGSRLMWSLCDDEARERDVRLIAPDRPGFGASSFHRDRRLLDWPADVTALADSLGVDRFGVTGFSGGGPHAMACAHAVPERVRGVSLVSTVTPPETRDHANPFNEAVLSATRFVPGFSQAAFASSAWLADNAWPQFRTALKVGSPPEDRAIFDGPAGETLFADGAEAFRNGSRGPAHDLPLVGNDWGFDARDCPHDVALWHGRSDATVGPDLARAFGDLLPGADLYLGDGAHYSTYVDNRGAILDAAAE; this comes from the coding sequence ATGACCGAGCCGTCGACGATCGAGTTGCCGGACGGCCGAACGCTGTCGTACGCCGAGTACGGCGACCCCGAGGGGACGCCCGTGTTCGCCTTCCACGGCGTCATCGGGTCGCGACTGATGTGGTCGCTGTGTGACGACGAGGCCCGCGAACGCGACGTCCGCCTGATCGCACCCGACCGCCCGGGCTTCGGCGCGTCGTCGTTCCATCGCGACCGGCGACTGCTCGATTGGCCGGCGGACGTGACCGCGCTGGCCGATTCGCTGGGCGTCGACCGCTTCGGGGTGACTGGGTTTTCGGGGGGCGGCCCCCACGCGATGGCCTGTGCCCACGCCGTGCCGGAGCGCGTGCGCGGCGTCTCGCTGGTGAGCACGGTGACGCCGCCGGAGACGCGTGACCACGCGAACCCGTTCAACGAGGCGGTGCTGTCTGCGACGCGGTTCGTCCCGGGGTTCTCCCAGGCGGCGTTCGCGTCGTCGGCGTGGCTGGCGGACAACGCCTGGCCGCAGTTCCGCACGGCGCTGAAAGTCGGGTCGCCGCCCGAGGACCGGGCGATATTCGACGGGCCGGCGGGCGAGACGCTGTTCGCCGACGGCGCCGAGGCGTTCCGCAACGGCTCCCGCGGGCCGGCCCACGACCTCCCGCTGGTCGGGAACGATTGGGGGTTCGACGCTCGCGACTGTCCCCACGACGTGGCCCTCTGGCACGGGCGGAGCGACGCGACGGTCGGTCCCGACCTGGCGCGGGCGTTCGGCGACCTGCTCCCCGGGGCGGACCTCTATCTCGGCGACGGCGCCCACTACTCGACGTACGTCGACAACCGCGGGGCAATTTTGGACGCCGCGGCGGAGTAG